The following coding sequences are from one Malaciobacter pacificus window:
- a CDS encoding type II toxin-antitoxin system PemK/MazF family toxin, producing the protein MELNRGDIVIVNLYPKKGDEVGKIRPAVIISGDDENSILDTVILLPLSTDLIDDMQPYRMRIKSRSDLKQDSDILINKIRTLSKIRIKEKIAKLTDDEYNLVIENLCKNFH; encoded by the coding sequence ATGGAATTAAATAGAGGTGATATTGTAATAGTAAATCTTTATCCAAAAAAAGGTGATGAAGTTGGTAAAATCAGACCAGCTGTAATTATCTCAGGAGATGATGAAAATTCTATTTTAGATACTGTTATTTTACTTCCTTTATCAACTGATTTAATAGATGATATGCAACCATACAGAATGAGAATTAAATCAAGAAGTGATTTAAAACAAGATTCAGATATTTTAATCAATAAAATAAGAACTTTATCAAAAATTAGAATCAAAGAAAAAATTGCAAAACTAACAGATGATGAATATAATTTAGTAATTGAAAATCTTTGTAAGAATTTTCATTAG